In Erigeron canadensis isolate Cc75 chromosome 6, C_canadensis_v1, whole genome shotgun sequence, the following are encoded in one genomic region:
- the LOC122605691 gene encoding uncharacterized protein LOC122605691 encodes MELKMMLICVTMFDEGGIRWPTCNVCGKSTRGFTFRCNFCHFQMHPCCAMLSDQINYPSLHSHPLNLLPPLASDDQYNLICRECNRKRSGRLYGCRVCNYHLHAVCAKDLINGLKVNGIKNSEKASMLGPAVRFASQAVAEFFNGLIDGIGEGVGEALVQNVTRSGGHNTTGRI; translated from the coding sequence ATGGAACTGAAAATGATGTTAATATGTGTTACAATGTTTGATGAAGGAGGGATTCGATGGCCCACATGTAACGTATGTGGAAAATCCACCAGAGGCTTTACATTCAGATGCAACTTCTGCCATTTCCAAATGCATCCATGTTGTGCTATGCTTTCTGACCAAATCAATTACCCATCTCTTCACAGCCACCCTTTGAACCTTTTGCCACCTTTAGCCTCGGATGATCAATATAACTTGATCTGCAGGGAGTGCAACAGAAAGAGATCTGGCCGTCTTTACGGTTGCAGGGTTTGCAACTATCATCTGCATGCAGTTTGTGCTAAGGATTTGATCAACGGGTTAAAAGTGAATGGCATCAAGAACTCTGAGAAAGCTAGCATGCTAGGACCTGCTGTACGTTTTGCTTCACAAGCCGTTGCTGAGTTCTTCAACGGACTGATTGATGGGATCGGAGAAGGTGTGGGAGAGGCTCTGGTTCAGAATGTGACTAGGAGTGGGGGACATAATACAACCGGAagaatataa
- the LOC122605690 gene encoding chlorophyll a-b binding protein 7, chloroplastic, translating into MIADMSSTSSSSIIIHVGLRRSVVPGGMSALNYPKHFTRCRASWQELAGVLVFSAIPFTAVKAIANSPLGETLQRQMQDKKKLALKNASLYQALSQNAKKHSIWYGEERPRWLGPVPYEYPTYLNGELPGDYGFDIAGLSEDPVAFKRYYNFEILHARWAMLAALGALIPELLDLVGAFHFVEPVWWRVGYSKLQGETLDYLGIPGLHFAGSQGVIVIAICQALLMFGPEYARYCGIEALEPLGIYLPGDINYPGGALFDPLNLSGDPVAFQELKVKEIKNGRLAMIAWLGFYGQAALTGKGPLQNLIDHISDPLHNNIISMLGSLVK; encoded by the exons ATGATTGCGGACATGTCCTCCACATCTAGTTCCAGCATCATCATCCACGTCGGACTCCGCCGCAGCGTTGTTCCTGGTGGGATGTCGGCCCTCAACTATCCTAAACACTTCACGCGCTGTCGAGCTTCATGGCAAGAG CTTGCTGGGGTGTTGGTTTTCTCGGCTATTCCTTTCACTGCCGTTAAAGCGATCGCCAACAGTCCCCTCGGGGAGACTCTCCAGAGACAAATGCAGGACAAAAAGAAACTTGCTCTTAAGAATGCCTCCCTCTACCAAGCACTCTCACAGAATGCTAAAAAACATAG CATTTGGTATGGAGAAGAGCGGCCTCGTTGGCTGGGCCCAGTCCCATATGAATATCCAACTTATCTCAATGGTGAATTACCTGGTGATTATGGATTTGATATTGCAGGCCTAAGTGAAGATCCTGTAGCTTTCAAGAGATACTACAA TTTTGAAATATTGCATGCACGCTGGGCTATGCTTGCAGCACTTGGTGCTCTAATTCCAGAGTTATTAGATCTTGTAGGTGCTTTCCATTTTGTGGAACCTGTATGGTGGCGTGTGGGCTACTCAAAGCTTCAG GGTGAGACACTGGATTACCTTGGTATCCCAGGCCTCCATTTTGCTGGAAGCCAAGGAGTGATTGTCATAGCAATCTGCCAAGCTCTTCTCATG TTTGGGCCAGAATATGCAAGATACTGTGGCATAGAGGCTCTTGAGCCTTTAGGAATATACTTGCCTGGTGACATTAACTACCCAGGTGGTGCACTATTTGATCCGTTGAACCTTTCTGGAGATCCCGTTGCTTTTCAGGAGCTGAAGGTGAAAGAGATTAAAAATGGACGCCTTGCCATGATTGCCTGGCTAGGATTTTATGGACAAGCGGCTTTGACTGGTAAAGGACCTCTGCAGAACCTTATTGACCACATTTCAGATCCTCTGCATAATAACATAATATCTATGCTTGGGTCTCTCGTCAAGTGA
- the LOC122605330 gene encoding mitotic spindle checkpoint protein BUBR1, with protein MDPETEFLLLSKTRRIPEIRSGTAGNEWELFKENVRPVKRGRNVNLLNQSLKSHSDSHIRDSLLHTRTKLIQAIDEYEGEDPLQPWLQCIKWVQDAFPCGGDSSGIVVIFEQCVRTFWHDPRYKNDLRYLKLWVEYAGFCDDAQVVYSFLETNKIGEKHSLFYISYASLMESNNKIKTASDIYESGISKNAQPIEKLKSAYKKFFTRSMSRPKASEEELVETHLPARSFGTILARGDSGNRTQDSFDIARKRPKQEGTQGGSIKILKDVTNISQSTSLVHQSEPSLKPSWHTLGARAERNKENNAIPSKWTSNKIPQRPVGRMSGAAAAAPCIEVFVDEECLEPNNVSNESKRSSALQLRDNDGKDLKKETELLRENPLRHFPPSSLR; from the exons ATGGATCCAGAGACGGAGTTCTTGCTATTATCAAAAACAAGAAGAATCCCTGAAATTAGAAGCGGGACGGCCGGAAATGAATGGGAGCTGTTCAAAGAAAACGTGAGGCCGGTGAAGAGAGGGCGCAACGTCAACCTCCTCAACCAATCCCTCAAATCCCATTCCGATTCTCATATCCGCGATTCCCTTCTCCATACCCGAAC GAAGCTGATTCAAGCGATTGATGAGTATGAAGGTGAAGATCCTCTACAACCTTGGCTCCA gtGTATCAAGTGGGTTCAAGATGCCTTTCCTTGTGGTGGAGATTCTTCGGGCATAGTCGTCATCTTTGAACAATGTGTGCGGACCTTCTGGCATGACCCCCGTTACAAGAATGATCTTCGTTATCTTAAACTCTGGGTGGAGTAT GCCGGATTCTGTGACGATGCTCAAGTTGTTTATAGTTTTCTAGAAACCAATAAAATCGGAGAGAAACATTCACTCTTTTACATATCCTATGCTTCTCTCATGGAGTCCAACAATAAGATTAAAACTGCGAGTGACATTTATGAGTCTGGCATTTCTAA GAACGCTCAACCTATTGAGAAGCTAAAATCAGCTTACAAGAAATTTTTCACTCGCTCAATGAGTAGACCAAAAGCCAGTGAA GAGGAACTGGTGGAGACTCATCTACCAGCACGAAGCTTTGGAACCATCTTGGCGCGTGGGGACAGTG GAAATCGTACTCAGGATAGTTTTGATATTGCTAGGAAAAGACCAAAACAAGAAGG GACACAAGGAGGATCAATCAAGATTTTGAAAGACGTAACCAACATTAGTCAGAGCACGAGTTTAGTTCACCAGTCAGAACCATCTTTGAAACCCTCCTGGCACACTCTAGGAGCACGAGCTGAgagaaacaaagaaaataatGCCATCCCTTCCAAGTGGACATCAAATAAG ATTCCCCAGAGACCTGTTGGTAGAATGAGTGGAGCTGCTGCAGCTGCTCCCTGCATTGAGGTTTTTGTGGATGAAGAATGCTTGGA ACCTAATAACGTGAGCAACGAGAGTAAACGCTCTTCTGCCTTGCAGCTCAGGGACAATGATGGCAAAGACCTTAAAAA GGAGACTGAACTACTGAGGGAAAACCCACTACGCCACTTTCCTCCAAGCAGTCTCAGATGA
- the LOC122602930 gene encoding uncharacterized protein LOC122602930, with translation MAAPLHPATTVTNIKSLIPVTLEMNSSQYVSWRLLFITHCRAHEVIDHIIPSPTDSNDASPDKPNSSCKAAEKPANWDRIDSIVLQWLYAPISTDLLQTILKSDTTAQRAWETLEKIFHDNANQLVNVSSLVSEKRLVLQVIAGLNDRFSTVASIIQQTNPLPDFYGARSQLLMEESRQANQGSSESAFIATPPAPPAPPAPPAA, from the exons ATGGCAGCCCCTCTACACCCAGCAACCACTGTCACCAATATTAAATCTCTCATCCCCGTCACACTTGAGATGAACAGCAGCCAGTATGTCTCCTGGCGACTACTTTTCATAACTCATTGTCGTGCTCACGAAGTCATCGACCACATCATCCCCTCTCCCACCGACTCTAATGACGCCTCTCCCGACAAGCCGAACTCTTCATGCAAGGCTGCTGAAAAACCCGCCAACTGGGATCGTATTGATTCGATTGTGCTTCAATGGTTGTATGCACCTATATCAACCGACCTCCTACAGACTATTCTAAAGTCAGATACCACAGCGCAACGTGCATGGGAAACACTAGAGAAGATTTTTCATGATAATGCAA ATCAACTGGTGAATGTTAGCTCCCTTGTCTCCGAAAAGCGATTGGTTCTTCAGGTTATTGCTGGTCTCAACGACCGCTTTAGCACGGTTGCGTCCATCATTCAACAAACCAACCCGTTGCCAGATTTTTATGGTGCCCGATCACAGTTACTTATGGAAGAATCTCGTCAAGCAAATCAAGGTTCATCTGAGTCGGCTTTTATTGCTACACCCCCAGCACCACCGGCTCCCCCTGCACCCCCGGCTGCCTGA
- the LOC122602931 gene encoding LOW QUALITY PROTEIN: cysteine protease XCP2 (The sequence of the model RefSeq protein was modified relative to this genomic sequence to represent the inferred CDS: inserted 1 base in 1 codon; deleted 1 base in 1 codon; substituted 2 bases at 2 genomic stop codons) encodes MTLFTCRKSSVLPFLFFLACTSAFAHEFSIVGYTPEDLTCIDKVINLFESWVSKDGKFYKTIEEKLYRFDIFKDNLKHINETNKKVSNYGHGLNEFADLIHQEFKNMFLGLKGKLLERREQTHEEFTYKDFXGSPKSVDWRKKGVVTPVKNQGSCGSCWAFSTVALVEGINQIVTGNLTALSEXELIDCDTSFNNGLKGGLMDHAFSFIVKNDGLHKEEEYPYIMSEGTCDQNKDVSSEVVTISGYHDVPQNNEDSFLKALANXPISVAIDASGRDFQFYSGAFNLHVKANELKQNEKSLEDFWIALQGVLGEIDRIDPNPMKCHDDIKIYAKTRSDQKLFQFLNVLDRKFESSKREILRIDPLPTAESACATVRREAAHQNILGATSNEAQGVTAGLIARNNGSDSSLATKGFRHEEIKKKQPFQYNKSHLICDECGMERHTKEQCFRLVGYPA; translated from the exons ATGACACTTTTCACTTGTCGAAAGTCATCAGTActaccttttttgtttttccttgCCTGTACTTCAGCTTTTGCCCATGAATTCTCGATCGTTGGATACACCCCTGAGGATTTGACATGCATTGACAAGGTCATTAACCTCTTTGAATCATGGGTCTCCAAAGACGGAAAGTTTTATAAGACTATTGAA GAGAAGTTGTATAGGTTCGATATCTTTAAGGACAACTTGAAGCATATTAACGAAACTAATAAAAAAGTTAGCAACTACGGGCATGGGCTTAATGAGTTTGCAGACTTGATTCACCAAGAATTCAAGAACATGTTCTTGGGGCTCAAGGGTAAGTTGCTAGAGAGAAGAGAACAGACACATGAAGAGTTCACCTATAAAGATT ATGGATCTCCCAAGTCCGTGGATTGGAGAAAGAAAGGTGTTGTTACACCCGTCAAGAACCAAGGTTCATGCG GTAGTTGTTGGGCGTTTTCAACCGTAGCTCTAGTGGAGGGAATAAACCAAATTGTGACTGGGAATTTGACAGCATTGTCGGAATAGGAGTTAATCGATTGTGATACAAGCTTTAATAATGGCTTAAAGGGAGGGTTGATGGACCATGCCTTCTCCTTCATTGTCAAAAATGACGGGCTTCATAAGGAAGAAGAGTACCCCTATATCATGAGTGAAGGCACTTGTGACCAAAACAAG gATGTATCATCAGAGGTAGTGACGATAAGTGGATATCATGATGTACCTCAAAACAATGAAGATAGCTTCTTGAAAGCACTAGCAAACTAGCCAATTAGTGTTGCAATTGATGCTTCAGGTCGCGACTTTCAGTTTTACAGCGGG GCTTTCAATCTCCATGTTAAAGCCAATGAACTCAAACAAAACGAGAAATCTCTTGAAGATTTCTGGATCGCTTTGCAAGGTGTTTTGGGCGAGATCGATCGAATCGATCCAAACCCTATGAAGTGCCATGATGATATCAAGATCTATGCCAAAACCAGATCCGATCAAAAACTATTTCAGTTTTTGAATGTCTTAGATCGAAAGTTTGAGTCAAGCAAACGAGAAATACTTCGGATTGATCCGCTACCAACCGCAGAATCCGCGTGTGCCACGGTTCGAAGGGAGGCCGCTCACCAGAATATTCTGGGGGCAACCTCGAACGAAGCACAAGGAGTTACTGCCGGCTTAATCGCCAGAAACAATGGCAGCGACAGCAGCCTAGCAACCAAAGGGTTTCGTcatgaagaaataaaaaagaagcaaCCTTTCCAATATAATAAGTCTCAtcttatatgtgatgagtgtGGTATGGAAAGACATACCAAAGAACAGTGTTTCCGTCTTGTAGGATATCCGGCATAG